The genomic region GTTTTGATGTTTTTTAAGTCAGATTTTTCTGATAATCTGTTTTTCATTCGCTCTAAATCTATCCAAAACCATATATCTTTTTGAGGCACATTAGTTGGCATATACCAAGGGGCTTTTCCGTGGCTTTCCCTAATCATAACTTTAAGAGGTTTTTCAATAAAAGCATCAGAAAGGCTTTTTTTACGAGATGATTTTTCCTTTAGATTTTCAGGAATCCAACCGCGATTTACAAAAATAGTCTCACCAGTTACTAACAAAAAAGGCGTTATAATGTGATAACCTAAAACTGATTTATCATTGGATTCATTAAGATATTTTGCAGAAAGTAATATTTCATAATCATGCAAAAAAGCCCCATAAATATTTACTTTTTTGAATAAATCTTGCTCTTGGTTAAAATTTAGAATTTCAAAATCTTCAGGTTTTTCATTCTTATATTTTTCAACTTGAGTAATTAAACTCTCCTTCCACTGCAATCTTTCAACCTGCCAAACACCAAGTATTGTGCAAGTTAAAACCATAAAAAAGC from Rickettsiales bacterium harbors:
- a CDS encoding SURF1 family protein — its product is MNNLRKKLFHIFCFFMVLTCTILGVWQVERLQWKESLITQVEKYKNEKPEDFEILNFNQEQDLFKKVNIYGAFLHDYEILLSAKYLNESNDKSVLGYHIITPFLLVTGETIFVNRGWIPENLKEKSSRKKSLSDAFIEKPLKVMIRESHGKAPWYMPTNVPQKDIWFWIDLERMKNRLSEKSDLKNIKT